Genomic segment of Candidatus Nomurabacteria bacterium:
GCAATCTTTATCAAAACAGGTACTTTTATCTCTTTGTTATGCCAAAAATTTTCCCAAACGTAAAGCAAGTCAGGTAAATCCTCATGAAGCCACTCCTGCGACCTTACGGTCGGGGTTTCGGCTCTTAAAACAAAGTTTGTCCTGAATCTTCTTCTCCCTGATGGATGATGTACTTACGAATAAATGAAATTTATTTCCGATAAACGGAGTGTATCCCGACGTGGTTGCGGGGGTCGGATTCGAACCGACGACCTTCAGGTTATGAGCCTGACGAGCTGCCACTGCTCTACCCCGCGATGATCTAGTATTGTGATGCCATGGGTACTGAAGGGATTATATAGTATGAGTTGATGAATATCAAACTTAGCCGATTCAAAAAAGCATAAATTTCAGATCCCAAATTGAAACAGTTCCAACCATTCTGTCAAAACATCAGGAGGCTTTGTATCTACAGGTTGATATCCATACTGTAGTGAATCAATATAATCATTAAGGTCAGGATCCTCAAGTAGCTCCTCTGGAATTATATAGAGCAATTCCCCATCCTTAGCATAGTTCAGGCGATCCCTTGCTTGTGATTCGATATATGCCTCTGTGACGACCTTTTCACTCATCAGGACCAACTCTACATTTCTCAATCTTAGCTGTTCGACCTCTTCTTTTGCCTGATCAAGTATCTCCAGTTTTTGAAAAGTCAAAGTGTAGGATCTCCAGATCTGGAAAAGTAGGAAACCTGACATGAAAAGAGCTGTTAACAAG
This window contains:
- a CDS encoding septum formation initiator family protein, which codes for MKNNRVKAQKRGPIRYITLLTALFMSGFLLFQIWRSYTLTFQKLEILDQAKEEVEQLRLRNVELVLMSEKVVTEAYIESQARDRLNYAKDGELLYIIPEELLEDPDLNDYIDSLQYGYQPVDTKPPDVLTEWLELFQFGI